In Corynebacterium guangdongense, one DNA window encodes the following:
- a CDS encoding serine/threonine-protein kinase, with amino-acid sequence MHTRDQLQNLIGEDYRLQWIIGHGGMSTVWLADDVRHEREVAIKVLRPEFTNNEEFLGRFRNEAVAAEGIHSDNVVATYDYREAAEEAGHTTCFIVMEYVRGESLADLLAREGQLREDLALDVLEQAAHGLSVLHREGLIHRDVKPGNLLVTQNGQVKITDFGIAKAAEAVPLTRTGMVVGTAQYVSPEQAQGLEVGAASDVYSLGVVGYEMLAGSRPFTGDTGISVALSHVNDAPPPLPTSVSAPARELIGISLRKDPATRFADGNEMALAVSAVRLGQRPPQPASAAMQQVAREPSPTASTAMLGSVAKPTTTHPATESRGPRTPTPKVIPAVRKQRSGGGIAAGLVIALLLAGAIAAAVWAASTGVFGGSTTPTTPTTTAEPEVVTEWVTSTQEAPEPVQPAPPQVTTVYSPPPAPEPTVPTTQPEQPTPETPVEETQQSPQNTPPAATQQSPQNTPDSQASPPSVSAPATPVATDQGGPNESLG; translated from the coding sequence GTGCACACCCGCGACCAACTCCAGAACCTGATCGGTGAGGACTACCGCCTGCAGTGGATCATCGGCCACGGCGGCATGTCCACCGTCTGGCTCGCCGACGACGTCCGCCACGAGCGGGAAGTCGCCATCAAGGTGCTGCGCCCGGAGTTCACCAACAACGAGGAATTCCTGGGCCGCTTCCGCAACGAGGCCGTCGCCGCGGAGGGCATCCACTCCGACAACGTGGTCGCCACCTACGACTACCGCGAGGCCGCCGAGGAGGCCGGCCACACCACCTGCTTCATCGTCATGGAGTACGTCCGCGGCGAGTCCCTGGCCGACCTGCTGGCCCGCGAGGGCCAGCTGCGCGAGGACCTCGCCCTCGACGTGCTGGAGCAGGCGGCCCACGGTCTCTCGGTCCTGCACCGCGAGGGCCTGATCCACCGCGACGTCAAACCCGGCAACCTCCTGGTGACGCAGAACGGGCAGGTGAAGATCACCGACTTCGGCATCGCCAAGGCCGCGGAGGCGGTGCCGCTGACCCGCACCGGCATGGTCGTCGGCACCGCGCAGTACGTCTCCCCGGAGCAGGCCCAGGGGCTGGAGGTCGGCGCCGCCTCCGACGTCTACTCCCTGGGCGTGGTCGGCTACGAGATGCTCGCCGGGTCCCGGCCCTTCACCGGCGACACCGGTATCTCCGTCGCCCTGTCCCACGTCAACGACGCCCCGCCGCCGCTGCCGACCTCGGTCAGCGCCCCGGCGCGCGAACTGATCGGCATCTCGCTGCGCAAGGACCCCGCGACCCGCTTCGCCGACGGCAACGAGATGGCCCTGGCCGTCTCCGCCGTCCGCCTCGGCCAGCGGCCGCCGCAGCCCGCGAGCGCCGCAATGCAGCAGGTGGCCCGTGAGCCCTCCCCCACCGCGTCGACGGCGATGCTCGGTTCCGTCGCGAAGCCGACGACCACGCACCCGGCCACCGAGTCCCGGGGTCCGCGCACCCCGACGCCCAAGGTCATCCCGGCGGTGCGTAAGCAGCGCAGCGGCGGCGGCATCGCCGCCGGCCTGGTCATCGCCCTCCTGCTCGCCGGCGCCATCGCGGCGGCGGTGTGGGCGGCGTCGACGGGCGTGTTCGGCGGTTCGACCACCCCGACGACGCCGACGACGACCGCCGAGCCCGAGGTCGTCACCGAGTGGGTCACCTCCACCCAGGAGGCCCCGGAACCCGTCCAGCCCGCGCCCCCGCAGGTGACCACCGTCTACTCCCCGCCCCCGGCGCCGGAGCCGACGGTTCCGACGACGCAGCCGGAGCAGCCGACGCCGGAGACCCCGGTCGAGGAAACCCAGCAGTCCCCGCAGAACACACCACCCGCGGCGACCCAACAGTCCCCGCAGAACACACCGGATTCGCAGGCCTCGCCGCCGAGCGTCTCCGCCCCGGCGACGCCCGTGGCCACGGATCAGGGAGGTCCCAATGAATCTCTTGGGTGA
- a CDS encoding penicillin-binding transpeptidase domain-containing protein translates to MNKTIRHSSIFALLLVFVLLVYLTVIQGFSEERLAQNPYNPRGFYESKEIARGQISADGQVLASSSPDEEGLYQRSYPTMPVSFSPVVGYLSDRFGAAGLESGYNAVLSGQDSEVAASRWLDDLTGKTKRGANLELTIDTGMQEVAYNQLANNGYDGAAVALRPSTGEILAMASTPSYNPNDVVNPATADETWAAINNDPGQPLINTATQETLPPGSIFKIITTAAGLDAGYTPDTTVTGQASITLPGTNTELTNYAGQTCGGSESVTLETAFKLSCNTAFVEMGIDAGADSLRRYASAFGVGETYDLGLPTSPGSLGELPDAAAVGQSSIGQRDVTMSALQAAVMAATVANDGRRMEPYVVDQITAPDLEVLDTTEPREITQAVTPEQASTLEDLMLASERNTSGYDGNGFASKTGTAEHGEDAAPHTWYVAYDPANDVAVAVVVKYGGGYGSSATGGQVAAPVGRAILNAAPRGDA, encoded by the coding sequence ATGAACAAGACGATCCGCCACAGTTCCATCTTCGCGCTCCTGCTGGTCTTCGTCCTGCTGGTGTACCTCACGGTCATCCAGGGATTCAGCGAGGAGCGGCTGGCGCAGAACCCCTACAACCCGCGCGGCTTCTACGAGTCGAAGGAGATCGCGCGCGGCCAGATCTCGGCCGACGGCCAGGTGCTGGCGTCGTCAAGCCCGGATGAGGAAGGCCTGTACCAGCGCTCCTACCCCACCATGCCGGTGTCCTTCAGCCCGGTGGTGGGCTACCTCTCCGACCGTTTCGGCGCGGCCGGCCTCGAGTCCGGCTACAACGCCGTGCTCTCGGGGCAGGACTCCGAGGTCGCCGCGTCGCGCTGGCTCGACGACCTCACCGGCAAGACGAAGCGCGGGGCCAACCTCGAGCTGACCATCGACACGGGGATGCAGGAGGTCGCCTACAACCAGCTGGCCAACAACGGCTACGACGGCGCCGCGGTGGCGCTGCGCCCCTCGACGGGTGAAATCCTCGCGATGGCCTCGACCCCGTCCTACAACCCGAACGACGTCGTCAACCCGGCGACCGCCGACGAGACCTGGGCCGCGATCAACAACGATCCGGGCCAGCCGCTGATCAACACGGCCACGCAGGAGACGCTGCCGCCGGGTTCCATCTTCAAGATCATCACCACCGCCGCCGGCCTCGACGCCGGCTACACCCCGGACACGACGGTCACCGGCCAGGCCTCGATCACCCTGCCCGGCACGAACACCGAGCTGACCAACTACGCCGGGCAGACCTGCGGCGGCTCCGAGTCCGTCACCCTCGAGACCGCGTTCAAGCTTTCCTGCAACACGGCGTTCGTGGAGATGGGCATCGACGCCGGGGCGGACAGCCTGCGCCGCTACGCCTCCGCGTTCGGCGTCGGCGAGACCTACGATCTCGGCCTGCCGACCTCCCCGGGCTCCCTCGGTGAGCTGCCGGACGCCGCGGCCGTCGGCCAGTCCTCCATCGGCCAGCGCGACGTCACCATGTCCGCGCTGCAGGCCGCCGTCATGGCCGCGACCGTCGCCAACGACGGCCGCCGCATGGAGCCCTACGTCGTCGACCAGATCACCGCGCCCGATCTCGAGGTCCTGGACACCACCGAGCCGCGCGAGATCACCCAGGCCGTGACCCCGGAGCAGGCGAGCACCCTTGAGGACCTCATGCTCGCCTCCGAGCGCAACACCTCCGGCTACGACGGCAACGGCTTCGCCTCCAAGACCGGCACCGCCGAGCACGGCGAGGACGCCGCCCCGCACACCTGGTACGTCGCCTACGACCCGGCCAACGACGTGGCCGTCGCGGTCGTCGTCAAGTACGGCGGCGGCTACGGCTCCAGCGCCACCGGCGGCCAGGTCGCCGCGCCGGTCGGCCGCGCGATCCTCAACGCCGCCCCGCGAGGCGATGCCTAG